The stretch of DNA CCGCCGAAGGTGCAGTCCGCCCTCCTCGAAGCGATGCAGGAACAGCAGGTGACCATACAGGGCGAGACCCTCCGGCTCCCCGATCCCTTCTTCGTCCTCGCCACCCAGAACCCGATCGAGTCAGAGGGCACCTACCCCCTCCCGGAGGCGCAGGTCGACCGCTTCCTCTTCAAGCTCGGGATCGCATACCCGACTGTGGCCGACGAGGTGGAGATCCTGGACCGCTACACCGCCGGCGTTCCGGCGAGCCCGGAATGCGTCCTCTCGGCCGCCGATCTCGCCAGGATCCAGGCGGCGGCGCGAGCCGTCCATGCCGATGCCGCCGTCCGGGAGTACGCCGCCAGGATCGTCGACGCCACCCGGCGCCCGGCCGACTACGGCCTCGACCTCGCCGCCTCCATCGCCTGGGGCGCCTCGCCCCGCGCCACCCTCTCCCTCGTCCTCGGCGCAAAGGCCCGAGCCCTCGTCGCCGGGCGGGGCTACATCGTCCCGGACGACATCAAGAAGGTCGCCCACAACGCCCTGCGGCACCGGATCCTCCTCACCTATGCCGCCGACGCCGCCGG from Methanofollis liminatans DSM 4140 encodes:
- a CDS encoding AAA family ATPase; this encodes MIPLEITESKIEDLAREAKTCRAMLLPVKVEMQKAIVGQDRTVSDLLLALVAGGNVLLEGVPGLAKTLIVRTLASCIDCSFARIQFTPDLLPSDITGTTVYNQREGSFSLVKGPVFHNIILADEINRAPPKVQSALLEAMQEQQVTIQGETLRLPDPFFVLATQNPIESEGTYPLPEAQVDRFLFKLGIAYPTVADEVEILDRYTAGVPASPECVLSAADLARIQAAARAVHADAAVREYAARIVDATRRPADYGLDLAASIAWGASPRATLSLVLGAKARALVAGRGYIVPDDIKKVAHNALRHRILLTYAADAAGVSTDGIVDAVLGSVEVP